In Deinococcus irradiatisoli, the genomic stretch TGGGCCTGCCGCTACGGACCGATGGCGCGCCCAGCCCCGCCGCCGACCGCATCCGCTCGTTTGGCCGCGAACTGGAAAAAGTCGGCGCGCAGGTGGTGTACCAGGACGAGCGCTTCACCACCCGCCGCGCCCGCGAACTCGGCGCCGCCGACCTCGACGAGGCCGCCGCCGTGCAGATTCTGGAGCTGTACCTGCAGGGGCTGAGCATGGCCGGGTCACCCGACCGGAGCTGAACCGTCGGCTGGGCCGTCCCGCCGGCAGCGCGGCCCTGGGTGGTGTACCGGCCTGCATTCGTACACCACTCCGGCGGTGTACCGGCGCAGTTCGGCCAAAGCCCTGACGGGCGCTACACCGGCCCCGCGCCGCCCCGCCGGCTGCCAGCATGAGGGCGTCAACACAGCGGGCCACCCCGGTAGAGAACGGCTCTTCCGGCGGCGTTCCCGGCTGCTTTCCCACCAAAGGAGCGCTCCACATGACCCACCCTGCCCTGGCCAGCCAACCCCGCACCCCCGCCGAGATCCTCGAAAAAACCTGGCAGACCGAGGAGCGCTGGCAAGGCATTCAGCGCACCTACTCGGCCGCCGAGGTGGTGCGGCTGCGCGGCAGCCTGCCCATTGAGCACACGCTGGCCCGCCACGGCGCCCTGAAACTCTGGACGCTGCTGAAAAACGAGCCGTTCGTCAACGCGCTGGGCGCCCTGACCGGCAACCAGGCCATGCAGCAGGTCAAGGCCGGGCTCAAGGCCATCTACCTCAGCGGCTGGCAGGTGGCCGGCGACGCCAACAACGCCGGGCAGATGTACCCCGACCAGAGCCTCTACCCGGCGTCGAGCGTGCCGGACGTGGTGAAGCGCATCAACAACACCCTGCGCCGGGCCGACCAGATCCAGCACGCCGAGGGCAAGGACGACCTCGACTACTTCGCGCCGATCGTGGCCGACGCCGAGGCGGGCTTCGGCGGGCCGCTCAACGCCTTCGAGCTGATGAAGGCGATGATCGAGGCCGGCGCGGCCGGCGTGCATTTCGAGGACCAGCTCGCCAGCGAGAAGAAGTGCGGCCACCTCGGCGGCAAGGTGCTGGTGCCCACCAGCCAGTTCATCCGTACGCTGAGCGCCGCCCGGCTGGCCGCCGACGTGTCGGGCGTGCCGACGCTGCTGATCGCCCGCACCGACGCCGACGCCGCCAACCTGCTCACCAGCGACATTGACGACAACGACAAGCCGTTTTGCACCGGAGAGCGCACCCCGGAAGGCTTCTTCTACGTCCGGCCCGGCATCGAGCAGGCCATTAGCCGCGCGCTGGCCTACGCCCCCTACGCCGACGTGCTGTGGTGCGAGACCAGCGTTCCCAACCTGGACGAGGCCCGCCACTTCGCCGAGGCGGTGCACGCCCGCTTTCCCGGCAAACTGCTGGCCTACAACTGCTCGCCGAGCTTCAACTGGAAAAAGAACCTCGACGACGAGACCATCGCCAAATTTCAAATCGAGCTCGGCAAGCTGGGCTACAAGTTCCAGTTCATCACGCTGGCAGGCTTCCACAGCCTCAACCACAGCATGTTCGAGCTGGCCTACGGCTACGCCAGGGACCAGATGAAGAGCTTCGTGGCGCTTCAAGAACAGGAGTTTGCGGCCCAGGCGCGCGGATTCACCGCCGTCAAGCACCAGCGCGAGGTCGGCACCGGCTACTTCGATCTGGTGTCCAACGCAGCGGCCGGCGGCCAGAGCAGCACCACCGCCCTGGCCGGCAGCACCGAGGCCCAGCAGTTCGGGCAGGCCGAGCACACCTCCGCCAAGGAACTCGCCGCCGCGCACGATTGAGACCTCTTCACAGGACTGAGCCGCCTTTCAAGCAGGCGCTTCAGTCCTGCTCCTCCTCGCTCGGCCCCGGCGAGAGGCGGTCGGTGAAGCGCGACAGCGGCGACAGGATGATCCAGAACAGCAGCGTGACCGCCGCCGCCAGCAAGTACAGGTGCAGCCCACAGGCCATGCCCACGCTGGCGCTGGCGAGCAGGCTGGCCGCCGTGGTCAGGCCCCGCGCCCGGCGTCTGGAAGAAAAAGTGACGCCGGCCCCCAGAAAACTGACCCCGCTCACCACCGCGCTGAGAATCCGGATCACGTCGAAGCGCACCTGCGGGGCGTCGTTGGCGAACACGGTCACGATCGCTTCGCTCAGCACCACGAACAGCGCCGAGCTGACCCCCACCAGCATGTGGGTTCGCAGCCCGGCGCTCTTGTGCTTGGCCTCCCGCTCCCAGCCGAGCACGCCGCTGAGCACGAAGGCCATCAGCGGGCCGGCGAGCAACTTCAGTTGGGTCCAGGCGTCCATTCGCGTTCAGAGTAAACGGTGCGGGCGAGGCTTTCTCATTCCTCTGCCTGCTCCCGGGCAACGGGTTGCCGCTTGGCCAGATCGAAGCTGTCGCCCGAGGAGAGCACGTGCAACCGCACGTCGAACATCGACAGCACCGTGTTGCTGCGCGCCTCGGCCACGTTCGAGCGGCTGACGCCCTGACCGTCCACCACCGTGACCGCGCCGCTGCCGATCACGTCAAAATGCTCGCCCTGCACCACGATGGCGGTGTCTTCGTCGATGCCGATGCCGAGCAGGCGCGGATTTTGCGCCACCGCGCCGAGCAGGCGGCCCATCCGCCCGCGCTCGGCGAAGTGCTGGTCGATGATCACGCCCTGAATCAGCCCCAGGCCCGGCGCCATCCGGATGTCCCCGATGCGGTACGACTCGCGCCCGCTGCCGGTCACCAGCATGGTTTCGCACATGGCCGAGGCGCCGGCGGACGTGCCGGCCACCACGCCCCCGGAACGGAAGACCTCCCGCACCCGGGCTTCCAGTTCGGTGTCGCCGATCTGGCTGGTGATCCGCAGCTGGTCGCCTCCCGTGAAAAACACCCCAGTGGCCCCCTCGAAACGCTCCAGCAACTCCTGGCTGATCGTCTCGCCGCGCTCGTGGACATACACCTCGCAGGTGTCTCCGATGCCCAGCTCGGCGAACACCTTGCGGTAGGCAGCGAAGTAGGGTTCCGGCTGGGACGAGGCGACGGTCATGACCACCAGTCGGCCCTGCCCGACGTGGCTCGCCACCGCCTTGAGAATCACCCGGTCGCCTTTCTTGTCCTCGTGGCCGCCGATCACGACCAGCGTGCCGGCCGGATTAGTTTTGCGCGGGGTCATGAACCTCCCTGGTCTGCTGTATCGCCTAAGGTGCCGAGCGGATGCGACGAATACGCTTCCGACACGTTCAGAACAAACTTAAGTCGAATCGCCGGGCCATCTTCGGAGAAGTCCGGCTGCCGAAATACCTGTTTTCTCAGCACCGTCAGGCTTGCACCGGGATAAGCAGCACCCAGCGACGAATACGTCTGCGCGTTGTTGATCATGGCCGATCCCCCCTGGATAGGACCTTTCTCGGGATGCAAGAAGGGTAAACGGACACCCGGAATCATTTTTGTGGGTGAGGTAAGTACGCCTTCATGCGTTCCGGGCCAGCAATATGGGGAACAATGAAAATAGAGTGAGGGGGCGAGCACGGGCCCCCATCCAGGGTGGCCGCAGACCGGGGCAGGGCCAGGCCAAAGAGCAACAAAAAAAACCCCGTCAGAGACGAGGTTTGCTGTGGTGGCAAAGGCCGGACTTGAACCGGCGACCCAACGATTTTCAGTCGTTTGCTCTACCAGCTGAGCTACTTTGCCTCTGGCGGTCCGGACGGGATTTGAACCCGCGACCTTCTGCGTGACAGGCAGATATGCTAACCGCTACACTACCAGACCAGAGGGCCTTACCACAGCCAGCCGCTTTCGCAGCGGGTTAAAGGATAGCCGCGCTCCCTGACATTGTCAACACGGCAACAGAGTCAGCCACGCCGGCCTCAGCGCTGGGAACTCAGCAGCGGATATGTCACCACCTCGGCGATGCCCTGCGGGTCCAGCCGGGTGATGAAGCCCGCGCCGGGAATATAGGCCATGGCGCTGTCGACGTCGACACACAGGCGGGCGGCGTAGGGCAGCGGCGCACCGGGTTCCTCGCCGAGGGTGCCGAGCAGCAGATTGATCGGGGTATGGCCGTGCACGATCCGCTCGCCGCCGAAGGCTGTCAGCACCCGCCGGATCAGCGGCCCGCCGTCCGAACCGGCAAAGGCGAAGCGCGCCGCGAACGCCGTCACCAGTTCCTGCCAGACGGCCGGATCGCTCGAGGTGAGCTTTTCGCGCATCCTGGCGTTGACCTCGTCGATGCTGCCGGCCAGCTTCAGATACATGGCGCTGTCGGCGTGCTGCAACAGCCACGGCCCGACGCGCAGCATCGCTGGACGGTCGGCCAGCCAGCCGAGGTCGCCGGGTTCGATCAGGGCCATGTCGCGCGGCTGGCCGCCGTTGCCGAGCCAGTAATCGTAAAAGCCGAACTCGTCTTTCGGGTCGCGCAGGCGAAACATCAGCGCCGCCAGAAACATCACTTCGTGGTTGCCCAGCAGCGCGTCGACCCGGCCGCCCACCAGCGCCGCCTGACGCTGCAAGGTGCGCACCAGCCGCAGCACCCCGGCGCCGTCCTCGCCCCGGTCGAGGTAATCGCCCAGAAACACCAGCTGGGCCTGGCCACCGCGCCAGGAACCGTCGAAATCGGTCAGGCCGGCGCGCAGCAGCAGCACCTTCAGCTTGCTCAGGGCGCCGTGAACGTCGCTGACGACCCAGAGCTGCTCCGGCATCGGCAGACTGCTGATAGGCGTGTCCTCACTCATGGGCACCGTCCTGGTCTTGGTCTTGTGGTTCTTCACCAGCTGATTCGGCGTCTGGGCTGGGCGCCGGCAGCTCGCGCCAGCGGGTCATGCGTTCGGTGATGTCCTGCTGAATATCGGCGATGCGGTGCTCCAGGCGGCCCCGGTTGGCGTCGAGTTCGAAGCGCAGGCGCATGATCTCCTCGACGCCGGCGAGGTTGACCCCGAGTTCCTGGGTCAGGCGGCGAATCTCGCGCAGATGCTCGATGTCGCGCTCGGAATACAGCCGCGTCTTGCCGCTGCTGCGCCCCGGACGGATCAGCCCTTTGCGCTCGTACAGCCGCAAGGTCTGCGGGTGCATGTCCACCAGCTCGGCAGCGATGCTAATGACATACACCGGGCGGTCCTTGGGATCGAGCTGCTGGCCCGGCGCCGGCAGCGGCAGGGCCACCTGGGCGCGAATCTCGTTTTCCAGGCGCTCGATTTCCTGCTCGAACTCGTCTTGCATGTCGTCGAGTTCGTGTTGCAGGCGCATGACTTCCTCGACGCCAGCGAGGTTGACGCCGAGTTCCTGGGTCAGGCGGCGAATCTCGCGCAGGTGCTCGATGTCGCGCTCGGAGTACAGCCGCGTCTTGCCGCTGCTGCGCCCCGGACGGATCAGCCCTTTGCGCTCGTACAGCCGCAAGGTCTGCGGGTGCATGTCCACCAGCTCGGCGGCGATGCTGATGACGTAAACGGGACGCTGCTTGGTGTCGGAGGCCATCAGTTCCTTGAGTATACGTCAAGCAGATTCTGTGATTGAGAGGAAATGCGCCGCCCGGCACGGTTGAAGGCGGGCTTGCGGGGCGCCGGCCCCTGACCGGCGCCCCGCGCCGCTAGACTGCCGGCATGTACGGAATCATAGGCGCGATGCAAGAAGAAGTGGCGCTGCTCATCGGTGACCTCGAGCAGCCCAGCCAGCGCAGTTCGGCGGGCGTCACGCTGCACGCCGGGCGGCTCGACGGCCACGAGGTGCTGATCACCGAGGGCGGTATCGGCAAGGTCAACGCCGCCATGACCACCTCGGCCCTGATCGCGGCGGGCGCCACCCAGGTGATTTTTACCGGGGTGGCCGGCGGGGTGCATCCAGAGTTGCGGGTGGGCGACATCGTGGTGAGCACCGACTGCCTGCAGCACGACGTGGACGTGACGGCGCTGGGCTACGAGCTGGGGCTGGTGCCGGGCGAATCGCTGAGCTGGCTGGCCGACGACATCCTGCGCGAGGTCGCCACCGAAGCGGCCGGGCAGCTCGAAGGGCTGCGGGTGGTGGAGGGCCGGGTCGCCAGCGGCGATCAGTTCGTGGCCTCGCGCGAGAAGGTGCGCTGGCTGTGGGAAACCTTCGGGGCCGCCTGCGCCGAGATGGAGGGCGCGGCGGTGGCGCAGGTGTGCGCCAAGCACGGCGTGCCGTTCGTGGTGATCCGCTCGGTGAGCGACACTGCCGATCACGACGCCAACGTGGATTACCGCACCTTCATGCCGCAGGTGGCGCAGCACGCCAAACAGGTGGTGCGCGGCATGCTGCGCCGCCTGGGCGCCCACACCCAAGCTTGACCTCCCCCCGCCTACCCCCGCCCCGCTTGACGCCGCTGGCCGCCTGGCTGCGGGGCCTGGGCCTGCTGCTGGCGTTTGCCGCCCTGGGTGACGCCCTGGTGCGCCTGAGCCACCTGCCGGTGCCGGGTTCGGTGCTGGGCCTGCTGCTGCTGTGGCTGGCGCTGGGGCTGGGCTGGGTCAAGCTGGGCTGGCTGGAAGCGGCGGCCGATCACCTGCTGGGCATCCTGGGGTTGCTGTTCGTGCCGGCGACGGTGGGCTTTGTCGGCTACCTCAGTGCCGGAGCGGCCTGGGGGTGGTGGCTTCTCGTGATGCTCAGCGGCCTGCTGGTGGGCGCGGGGGTGGCGGGCCTGCTGGCAGCGCGGCTGGTGAGGTCCGGCCCGGAAGAACCGGGCGGCGGCGCGTGAACTGGCTGGCCCTGACCCTGCTGGGGTTCGTGCTGGGCTTGTGGGCGCAGCAGCGTGCCCGGCACGCCCTGGTCAACCCGACCCTGATCGCCACCGTGCTGGTGGCCGCTGCCTTGCTGCTGTCAGGCACGCCGTACGCCGTATACAAGGCCCAGACGCAAAGTCTCTCGCTGCTGCTGTCGCCAGCGGTGGTGGCGCTGGCCGTGCCGCTCTACCGTCAGCGCCGGCTGCTGGCGCGGCAGTGGCCCGCGCTGGTCATCGGCGGGGTCACGGGCACCTTCACGGCGATGGCGCTGGACGTGCTGCTGCCGCGCTGGCTCCACCTGGGTCGCGACGCGCAGCGCGCCCTGATGAGTGCGCCGGCCACCAGCGGCGTGGCGGTGGTGCTGGCCGACTACACCCACGCCCCGCCCGCCCTGGCCGCCACCCTGGCGGTGCTCTCGGGGCTGATCGGCGCGGTGGTGCTGCCGCCCTTCCTGACGCTGATCGGGGTGCGCCATCCGCTGGCGCGGGGGGTGGCGCTGGGCAGCGTGGCCCACGGCATCGGCACCGCCCGCGCCCGCGAGGAAGGCGAGCGCCAGGGGGTCGCCAGCAGCATCGGCATGGGCCTGGGCGCGCTGGCCGTGACCCTGGCGGTGGCCGTGCTGAGCCGCTGAGCGCTCGACGCTTTTTGCGGCCAGGAAGCGCCCGCGTTACACTTCGGCCAGACCCGAACTTGACCTCATTTATCATTTACCGCCGTGGTGGCGGCCTCAGCGAGGAGACCCAATGAAGATCGCAGTGATCGGCGCGGCAGGCGGCGTGGGGCGGCAACTCGTCACCCAGCTGGTTCAGGCGGGGCATGAGGTTCGCGGCCTCGTTCGCACCCCGGCGCAGGCGGAGGCGCTGACCTCGCTCGGCGGCGTGCCGGTGATGGGCGACCTGCTGGGCGAGTGGCAGCCGGTGCTCAGCGGCGCGGACGCGGTCGTCTGGGCCGCGGGAGCAGGCGCGAGCGGCAATTTCCAGGCCATCGACGGCGATGCGCTGATCGGGGTGGCCGACACGCTCGCCCATCAGGGACCACCGCGCCTGGTGGTGGTGTCGAGCATGGGCGTCGACCGGCCCGAACAGATGCCGCCGTTTCTGGTACAGGTGCTGAAAGTCAAGGCCGTATCGGACGGGCACGTTCAGCGCAGCGGCCTGGATTTCACCATCGTGCGGCCCGGCGGCCTGAGCCACGACCCCGGCACGGGCAGGGTCACGCTCGGCACCCACGCTCCCAGGGGCCAGATTGCCCGCGAGGATGTGGCCCGCGTGGTCCTCGGTTGCCTGATGGCCGAGAACACCATCGGCAAGACCTTCGAGGTCGTCAGCGGCGACACCCCGGTGCCGGAAGCGCTGGCCGCGCTGTAAGGCGGCCGCCCGGCCCGCGCCGGAGCGTGACGCCCGACCTTGAATTCCGGCCTAACCCGAGTAGACTGATCGGGTTTATGGGAGACGTGACGCTCGACAGCCTCAAGCCCGGCCAGATGGCCCATGTGGTGGCCCTGGACGCCGGGCATCCGCTGCGCCGCCGCTTGCTGGAACTCGGCTTCATTCGCGGCGCCAAGGTGCAGGTTGTGCGCTGCGCCCCGCTGGGCGACCCGGTGCAGTTGCGGCTGGGCCACACCGATCTGGCGCTGCGCTCGGCCGACCTGCGCGGCGTGACGGTGAGGCTGTGAGCGCCCCCATGCCGGTCTCGCCGCGCACCGACGCCGCCGCCTGCGCCGCCACGGTGGCCCGGCTGCGCGCCCAGCGCGAGCCGCGCGCCCTGGTGGTGGGCAACCCCAACACCGGCAAATCCACCCTGATCAACGCGGTGGCCGGCACCCGGCTCAAGGTGGGCAACTGGTCGGGCGTCACGGTGGAAAAGCGCGAGGCGCGGCTGCAGCGCGGCGAGCAGATGATTCACCTGCTCGACCTGCCCGGCGCCTACTCGCTCTCGCCGCACACGCCCGAGGAACTCATCACCCGCACCGCCCTGCTCGACGAAGCGCCGGACGTGCTGCTCAACGTGGTGGACGCCGGCAACCTGGAGCGCAACCTCTACCTCACGCTGCAACTGCTGGAATTCCGGGTGCCGCTGACCCTGGCGCTGAACCTGGTGGACGAGGCCAGAAACAAGGGCCTGGAAGTGAACGCCGTGCTGCTGGGCCGCGAACTCGGCGTGCCGGTGGTCGAAACGGTGGGCAGCAAGGGCATCGGCACCGCCAACCTGCTCGGCACCACCCTGACCGGCGCCCAGGTGGGCCACCCGCTGCGCTACCCGGCACCGATCGAAGCGGCCGCCACCGACCTCGAACGGCGCATGCAGCCCCTGCAGACCTTGCCGCCGCACGCGCACCGCTACCTGGCCCTGGCCCTGCTGGAAGGCGACCCGAGTCTGCGCGGCCGCCTGAGCGCCACCGGGCACGCCGAACTGGTGGACGCTGCCGACGCGCACCGCGCCGCGCTGGAACTCGGCGGCCACGACCCGCTGATCGAGATCGCCGAGGCCAGATACGCCCGCGCCGGAGAAATCGCCCGGCTGGCCTCGCCGCGCTCGGAACTCAAGCTGACCCTCACCGAGAAGCTCGACAAATTGGCGCTGCACCCCTGGCTGGGCATCCCGATTTTCCTGGCGCTGGTGCTGCTGGTGTTCCGGCTGACCTTCACGGTGGCCGCGCCGTTCGTGGACCTGATCGGCGGGCCGCTGCAGGAAGTGGCCAGCGGCTGGGCGGCGGGCCTGCTGGGCTGGGCGCCGCTGCTCAAAGACATCGTGGTGGGCGCGATCATTCCCGGCGTGGGCACGGTGCTGAGTTTCCTGCCCACCTTGCTGGTGCTCTACCTCGCCATGAGCTTTCTGGAAGACAGCGGCTACATGGCCCGCGCCGCTTTCCTGGCCGACCGCAGCATGCGCGGCCTGGGCCTCGACGGGCGGGCCTTCATTCCGCTGATTCTGGGCTTCGGCTGCAACGTGCCGGCCGTGTACGCCACCCGCACCCTGGAGCGGCGCAGCGACCGGGTGCTGGTCAGCATGATTTTGCCGTTCATGAGCTGCTCGGCGCGGCTGCCGGTGTACGTGATCTTCTCGGCGGCGCTATTTCCCCGTGCCGGGGCCTGGGTGGTCTGGAGCATGTACGTGCTGGGCATGGCGGTGGCCTTTGCCTTCGCCTGGGTGCTGCGCAAAACCTCCCTGCCGGCCGAGGGCAGCGGCGTGCTGCTCGAACTCCCGCCCTACCGCTTTCCGGCCTGGAAAGTGATGTGGACCCACGCGGCCCGGCGCACCGCCAGCTTTGCCAAGCGTGCCCGCACCACCGTGCTGGCGACCGTTGCGGCGGTGTGGGTGCTGCTGTCGGTGCCGGCGGTCGGCGGGCAGGCCTTCGGGCAGGTGGCCCCGGCCCAAAGCCTCTTCGGACGGGTCAGCGAGGCCATCAGCCCGGTGTTCGCGCCGCTGGGCTTCGGCAACTGGCAGGCCACCGGCGCGCTGGTGCCGGGCTTTATCGCCAAGGAAGTGGTGGTGGGCACGCTGGGGCAGATCTACCTGGGCGAGCAGGCGGCCCAGGTGCGGCCGCTGGGCGCCCTGGACGGCCTGAAGCAGACCACCCTGGCGACCTGGGACGCGGTGAAGACCTCGGTCAGCGCCCTGCCGACCCTGGTCGCGCTGCCGAGCTTCGGGGCCGATTCGAGCGCCGAGCAGAAAACCCCGCTGGCCGCCGCGCTGGCTGCCGCCTTCACCCCGGCCTCGGGGCTGGCCTACCTGGTGTTCGTGCTGCTCTACACCCCCTGCGTCGCCACCATCGGAGCGATGCAGGCCGAACACGGCCGCCGGGTGGCCTGGCTGACGGTGGCCTACGAACTCGGCATCGCCTGGGTGGCCGGGTTGATCGTGTATCAGGTGGCCCGGTGGTTCATGTGACGTCTCCCCTGGCGACCATCCTGGGCACGCTGGCCGGCACGCCGCGCACCCTGCCGGAGCTCTCGCGCCAGCTGGGCAGCACGCCCGAGGCGCTGGAGGGCATGCTGCGCACGCTTTATACCGGCGGCTACGTGCAGGAAGCCCTTCAGGGCCAGGGCGACTGCTCGTGCAACGGCTGCAGCTTGAAAAGCCTGTGCCGCAATTTCGGCGACGAAACGCCGGAATTCCACCTCCTGCGCCTCACCGAGCGCGGCGAGCAGTACCTGCGGCGGCTCTCGCCCCAGCCGGCCCGCTGAAGCCTGTACCCTACCGGCGTGAACTTCACCGTCCTCTCGACCAGCCTCAGCCCCCAGAGCCGCAGCCGGGCGCTGGCCCACCTCGCCGCGGGGCGCCTGGAAGACCAGGGCCACCGGGTCAGTTTCCTCGACCTGCGCGAGGTCCCGCTACCTGCTTTCGACGACGACCGGACCTACGCGCACCCCAACGTCGAGGTCTACCGCCGGGCCATCGAGGAGGCCGACGGCGTGCTGCTGGCCCTGCCGGTCTACAACTGGGCCACCGGCAGCGGGGCCAAGAACCTCGTCGAACTCACCGGCTCGCACAGCACCACCCGCGGCCTCACGGCGGTGTGGTTCGACAAGGTGGTGACGTTTCTGGTGGCCGGCGGCCTGCCGCACAGCTACACGGCGCACCACCCGCTGGCGCTGGGACTGATGACCGATTTCAAGTGCGTGCTCAATCCCTACCACGTCTACGCGGTGGGCGAGGACTGGGCCGGCGACGACCTCAATCCCCTGCTGCAAGCGCGGCTGGACAAGACGCTCGCGGTGGCCGCCGAACTGGCCGAGCGCCTGCGGGGCCGTCAGTACCGCTCGACCTGGGAGATATGAGTTTCGCTGCCCCCGCGCCGGAGCGCCCGCGCATCGTCACCGAGCACCCGGATTTCTACATAGTCGCCAAGCCCGCGCTGTGGCTGACCCATCCGGTGCGGGCGCGGGTGGACGTGCCGGACGTGCTGAGTTTCCTGCAGCAGGAAACCGGAGAAGCGGGCGTGGCGCCGCCACACCGCCTCGACCGCGAAACCAGCGGCGCGCAGGTGTTCTCGCGCGACAGTGACAGCGCCCGGCGATTTTTCACCCTCTTCAAGGAGCATCTGGTGGGCAAGACCTACCTGGCGATCGTTCACGGCGAACCGGCCTGGGACGAGTACACCCTCGACGCGCCGCTGGGCTCCCTGGGGCTGAGCGGCAGCAACCGCATTCAGATTCGCCAGGCCGTGACGCCGGACGGCAAACCGGCCGCCACGGCCTTCAGGGTGGTGGCGCGCAAACCCGGCTTCACGCTGCTGCACGCTTTTCCGCGCTCGGGGCGGCTGCACCAGATCCGGGCCCACCTCTCGCACCTGGGCCTGCCGATGGTGGGCGACAAAATCTACGGGCGCGACAGTGAGGTCTTTCTGGAATTCATGCAGACCGGGCAAACCGAGCGCCTCACCCGCCGCCTGTTGCTGCCGCGTCAGGCGCTGCATGCCCACAGCGTCGCCTTCAACTGGTCGGGGGCGGCGTTCCGGTCTGAGGTGCCGCTGGCCCCTGATCTGCAGGCCTTCTGGGACGGGCTGCCGCCTGAGGGGTAAGAAGGGCCGCCCGCTGCGGGAGTAAACTTCCGGTATGACCGACACCGCGCCCCACCCCTACGACCACGTGCTGCCCGATTCGCTGCGCCACGCCGACAACTTCAAATGGACGCTGTTCGGCGACGAGGTGCTGCCGATGTGGGTGGCCGACATGGACTTCCCGGTGGCGCCGGCCATCGTCGAAGCGTTGCAGGAGCGCCTGACCCGCAGCCTGGGCTACTACCAGCTGCGCGGCGACCCCACCCTCAAGCAGCTGCTGATCGGCAAGCTGGAGCGCGACGGCTTTCAGGGCCTGACGCCTGAGGGCGTCGCCTTTCTGCCGGGCGTGGTGCCGGGCCTCTACGCTGCCGTGCAGGCACTGACCCAGCCCG encodes the following:
- a CDS encoding RuvX/YqgF family protein; this translates as MTRPEPPTFLALDVSKSRVGFAVNRGGLVFGRGSFDRTRLSSDLKAVLKQQRQEGASTLVLGLPLRTDGAPSPAADRIRSFGRELEKVGAQVVYQDERFTTRRARELGAADLDEAAAVQILELYLQGLSMAGSPDRS
- the aceA gene encoding isocitrate lyase → MTHPALASQPRTPAEILEKTWQTEERWQGIQRTYSAAEVVRLRGSLPIEHTLARHGALKLWTLLKNEPFVNALGALTGNQAMQQVKAGLKAIYLSGWQVAGDANNAGQMYPDQSLYPASSVPDVVKRINNTLRRADQIQHAEGKDDLDYFAPIVADAEAGFGGPLNAFELMKAMIEAGAAGVHFEDQLASEKKCGHLGGKVLVPTSQFIRTLSAARLAADVSGVPTLLIARTDADAANLLTSDIDDNDKPFCTGERTPEGFFYVRPGIEQAISRALAYAPYADVLWCETSVPNLDEARHFAEAVHARFPGKLLAYNCSPSFNWKKNLDDETIAKFQIELGKLGYKFQFITLAGFHSLNHSMFELAYGYARDQMKSFVALQEQEFAAQARGFTAVKHQREVGTGYFDLVSNAAAGGQSSTTALAGSTEAQQFGQAEHTSAKELAAAHD
- a CDS encoding MgtC/SapB family protein → MDAWTQLKLLAGPLMAFVLSGVLGWEREAKHKSAGLRTHMLVGVSSALFVVLSEAIVTVFANDAPQVRFDVIRILSAVVSGVSFLGAGVTFSSRRRARGLTTAASLLASASVGMACGLHLYLLAAAVTLLFWIILSPLSRFTDRLSPGPSEEEQD
- a CDS encoding cyanophycinase, with product MTPRKTNPAGTLVVIGGHEDKKGDRVILKAVASHVGQGRLVVMTVASSQPEPYFAAYRKVFAELGIGDTCEVYVHERGETISQELLERFEGATGVFFTGGDQLRITSQIGDTELEARVREVFRSGGVVAGTSAGASAMCETMLVTGSGRESYRIGDIRMAPGLGLIQGVIIDQHFAERGRMGRLLGAVAQNPRLLGIGIDEDTAIVVQGEHFDVIGSGAVTVVDGQGVSRSNVAEARSNTVLSMFDVRLHVLSSGDSFDLAKRQPVAREQAEE
- a CDS encoding metallophosphoesterase translates to MSEDTPISSLPMPEQLWVVSDVHGALSKLKVLLLRAGLTDFDGSWRGGQAQLVFLGDYLDRGEDGAGVLRLVRTLQRQAALVGGRVDALLGNHEVMFLAALMFRLRDPKDEFGFYDYWLGNGGQPRDMALIEPGDLGWLADRPAMLRVGPWLLQHADSAMYLKLAGSIDEVNARMREKLTSSDPAVWQELVTAFAARFAFAGSDGGPLIRRVLTAFGGERIVHGHTPINLLLGTLGEEPGAPLPYAARLCVDVDSAMAYIPGAGFITRLDPQGIAEVVTYPLLSSQR
- the hspR gene encoding heat shock protein transcriptional repressor HspR, fused homodimer type, translating into MASDTKQRPVYVISIAAELVDMHPQTLRLYERKGLIRPGRSSGKTRLYSERDIEHLREIRRLTQELGVNLAGVEEVMRLQHELDDMQDEFEQEIERLENEIRAQVALPLPAPGQQLDPKDRPVYVISIAAELVDMHPQTLRLYERKGLIRPGRSSGKTRLYSERDIEHLREIRRLTQELGVNLAGVEEIMRLRFELDANRGRLEHRIADIQQDITERMTRWRELPAPSPDAESAGEEPQDQDQDGAHE
- a CDS encoding 5'-methylthioadenosine/adenosylhomocysteine nucleosidase, which encodes MYGIIGAMQEEVALLIGDLEQPSQRSSAGVTLHAGRLDGHEVLITEGGIGKVNAAMTTSALIAAGATQVIFTGVAGGVHPELRVGDIVVSTDCLQHDVDVTALGYELGLVPGESLSWLADDILREVATEAAGQLEGLRVVEGRVASGDQFVASREKVRWLWETFGAACAEMEGAAVAQVCAKHGVPFVVIRSVSDTADHDANVDYRTFMPQVAQHAKQVVRGMLRRLGAHTQA
- a CDS encoding CidA/LrgA family protein — encoded protein: MTPLAAWLRGLGLLLAFAALGDALVRLSHLPVPGSVLGLLLLWLALGLGWVKLGWLEAAADHLLGILGLLFVPATVGFVGYLSAGAAWGWWLLVMLSGLLVGAGVAGLLAARLVRSGPEEPGGGA
- a CDS encoding LrgB family protein, with protein sequence MNWLALTLLGFVLGLWAQQRARHALVNPTLIATVLVAAALLLSGTPYAVYKAQTQSLSLLLSPAVVALAVPLYRQRRLLARQWPALVIGGVTGTFTAMALDVLLPRWLHLGRDAQRALMSAPATSGVAVVLADYTHAPPALAATLAVLSGLIGAVVLPPFLTLIGVRHPLARGVALGSVAHGIGTARAREEGERQGVASSIGMGLGALAVTLAVAVLSR
- a CDS encoding SDR family oxidoreductase; amino-acid sequence: MKIAVIGAAGGVGRQLVTQLVQAGHEVRGLVRTPAQAEALTSLGGVPVMGDLLGEWQPVLSGADAVVWAAGAGASGNFQAIDGDALIGVADTLAHQGPPRLVVVSSMGVDRPEQMPPFLVQVLKVKAVSDGHVQRSGLDFTIVRPGGLSHDPGTGRVTLGTHAPRGQIAREDVARVVLGCLMAENTIGKTFEVVSGDTPVPEALAAL
- a CDS encoding FeoA family protein; translated protein: MTPDLEFRPNPSRLIGFMGDVTLDSLKPGQMAHVVALDAGHPLRRRLLELGFIRGAKVQVVRCAPLGDPVQLRLGHTDLALRSADLRGVTVRL